In Brachyhypopomus gauderio isolate BG-103 chromosome 11, BGAUD_0.2, whole genome shotgun sequence, a single genomic region encodes these proteins:
- the pcdh1b gene encoding protocadherin-1 isoform X1, translated as MTRQMLGQGMGSLWRAVLGWITLLLFSWGTSTASILYHLREEQPPNTLVGSLASDQGLPDSGHLYKLEVGAPYLRVDGKTGDIYTTEVPIDREMLKDCRNLFEGDPCFLEFEVSITDLMKGSGPRLIEGRIEIQDENDNTPQFSSPILSLSIPENTHVGALFPIPLATDKDAGSNGIADYSLTPIPDTSSLFSLQVAENSDEKVPQLIVLGNLDRELRDSYDLNIRVVDGGVPPRQSSALLRVTVTDTNDNVPKFERSHYEGELPENSPVGHSVLQVKANDSDMGANGEVTYTLYQPAATVQRLLSIDRNTGIIFVKGSVDREEVSQLKFYVQARDNGPQAKSSKVLVTIIVKDKNDNAPSIRIREFGLVAHRDGIANISEDMPVGTAVALVEVSDRDEGENAVVTCVVAGDVPFQLRSASDTGSKRKYFLQTTTPLDYERIKEYRIEIVAVDSGNPALSSTNSLKVHVTDINDNSPIFSPSLYEVDFAEENQPGDRVLDVVATDADSGTNAELIYNIISDSSTKGLFEVDRNTGEVRVMNQLDREHKERYEFHVEATDKGMPSLRGTATVVVRVLDRNDNDPKFMLNGYSFSVLENMPPHSPVGMVTVLDSDEGDNALVHLSVEPDNGKFMIQNGTGTGTILSSISFDREKESTYTFRLKAIDSGDPPRSSYVGITINVLDENDNAPYVTKPSNSSYKFLKPLTSPDTRVEQVEAEDIDMGLNAELVFSITGGNPHGLFHISATDGEITLAKEFTRKHNGLHRLVVRVSDKGKPSRHTTALVHIFVNETIGNVTLVESLVGHSLYTPLDMDIAGDPDYMRVQRSNILYGSLAGIAGVILVIVAVVVIRHRLQKEAKSGYQAGKKETKDLYTPKQGPKSGKSKKGKKGKAPKPTKPLEEDEEASLQKGLKFNLMNDSDSPRIHLPLNYPPGSPDLGRHYRSNSPLPSIQLQPQSPSASKKHQAVQDLPATNTFVGTGDNNSTGSDQYSDYSYKTNPPKYTAKQVGDHFSSMPGYHSTAYHTNMTWTDGIY; from the exons AT gacCAGACAGATGTTGGGCCAGGGTATGGGCTCGCTGTGGAGAGCAGTGTTGGGGTGGATTacgctcctcctcttctcctgggGCACCTCCACCGCCTCCATACTCTACCATCTGCGGGAGGAGCAACCGCCCAACACGCTCGTGGGAAGCCTCGCGTCCGACCAGGGCCTGCCGGACTCTGGCCACCTGTACAAGCTGGAGGTGGGCGCCCCCTACCTGCGGGTGGACGGCAAGACGGGGGACATTTACACCACCGAGGTGCCCATAGATCGCGAGATGCTGAAGGACTGTCGCAACCTGTTCGAAGGAGATCCCTGCTTCCTGGAGTTCGAGGTGTCCATCACGGACCTGATGAAGGGCTCGGGGCCACGGCTCATCGAGGGCCGCATCGAGATCCAGGATGAGAACGACAACACCCCCCAGTTCTCCTCCCCCATCCTGTCCCTGTCCATTCCCGAGAACACCCACGTGGGGGCGCTCTTCCCCATCCCGCTGGCCACCGACAAGGACGCGGGCAGCAACGGTATCGCGGACTACTCCCTCACGCCCATCCCAGACACCAGCAGCCTCTTCAGCCTGCAGGTGGCCGAGAACTCCGACGAGAAGGTGCCCCAGCTCATCGTCCTGGGCAACCTGGACCGCGAGCTGAGGGACTCGTACGACCTGAACATCAGGGTGGTGGACGGCGGCGTACCGCCTCGCCAGAGCAGCGCGTTGCTCCGGGTTACCGTCACGGACACCAACGACAACGTGCCCAAGTTCGAGCGCTCGCACTACGAAGGGGAGCTACCTGAGAACAGCCCCGTGGGACACTCCGTCCTGCAG GTGAAGGCCAACGATTCCGACATGGGTGCTAACGGAGAGGTGACGTACACTCTTTACCAACCAGCTGCCACCGTGCAAAGACTCCTAAGCATCGATCGCAACACTGGCATTATCTTCGTCAAGGGCTCTGTGGACCGAGAAGAGGTCAGCCAGCTGAAGTTCTACGTCCAGGCTCGGGACAACGGCCCGCAAGCCAAAAGCTCCAAAGTCTTGGTAACCATCATAGTGAAGGACAAGAACGACAACGCACCATCGATCAGAATCCGAGAGTTCGGCCTGGTGGCTCACAGGGACGGGATCGCCAACATCTCGGAGGACATGCCTGTGGGGACGGCCGTGGCCCTGGTGGAGGTGTCGGACCGAGACGAAGGCGAGAACGCTGTAGTGACGTGTGTGGTGGCGGGCGACGTGCCCTTCCAGCTCCGCTCAGCCTCGGACACCGGGAGCAAGAGGAAGTACTTCCTCCAGACCACCACGCCACTGGATTATGAGCGGATCAAGGAATATCGGATTGAGATCGTGGCCGTCGACTCAGGTAATCCTGCTCTGTCCAGCACCAACTCCCTCAAAGTCCACGTGACGGACATCAACGACAACTCTCCGATCTTCTCCCCTTCTCTGTACGAAGTGGACTTTGCAGAGGAGAATCAGCCAGGAGACAGGGTACTGGACGTGGTAGCCACTGATGCTGACAGTGGCACCAACGCTGAGCTTATTTACAACATCATCTCAGACTCCTCCACCAAGGGGCTGTTTGAGGTTGACCGTAACACGGGAGAAGTGCGTGTGATGAACCAACTGGACCGAGAGCACAAGGAGCGCTACGAGTTTCACGTGGAGGCAACCGACAAGGGCATGCCCAGTCTGAGGGGTACAGCTACGGTCGTGGTCAGGGTGCTCGATCGCAACGACAACGACCCCAAGTTCATGCTGAATGGCTACAGCTTCTCCGTGTTGGAAAACATGCCTCCTCATAGTCCCGTTGGCATGGTGACTGTCCTCGATTCTGACGAAGGCGACAATGCTCTCGTGCACCTGTCCGTGGAGCCTGACAACGGCAAGTTCATGATCCAGAAcgggacaggaacaggaactATACTCTCCAGTATCTCATTcgacagggagaaggagagcaCCTACACATTCCGTCTGAAGGCCATTGACAGTGGTGACCCTCCTCGCTCCTCATACGTGGGCATCACGATCAATGTCCTGGACGAGAACGACAATGCCCCTTACGTCACCAAGCCCTCCAACTCCTCCTACAAGTTCCTGAAGCCTCTGACCAGCCCAGACACGCGAGTCGAGCAAGTGGAGGCAGAGGACATCGACATGGGCCTGAACGCCGAGCTGGTGTTCAGCATCACAGGAGGGAACCCCCACGGGCTCTTCCACATCTCCGCCACAGACGGTGAGATCACGCTGGCCAAAGAGTTCACCCGCAAACACAACGGCCTCCATCGCCTCGTGGTGAGGGTCAGTGACAAGGGGAAGCCGTCCCGTCACACCACCGCGCTGGTTCACATCTTTGTGAATGAAACCATTGGCAACGTGACCCTGGTGGAGTCTCTGGTTGGTCATAGCCTCTATACGCCCCTGGACATGGACATCGCCGGCGACCCCGACTATATGCGCGTCCAGCGAAGCAACATCCTGTATGGAAGCCTGGCGGGAATCGCGGGCGTCATCCTCGTCATCGTGGCAGTGGTGGTGATCAGGCACCGTCTGCAGAAGGAGGCCAAGAGTGGTTATCAGGCAGGGAAGAAAGAGACCAAGGACCTTTACACGCCCAAACAGGGGCCCAAGAGCGGGAAGagcaagaaggggaagaaaggAAAGGCCCCGAAGCCAACCAAACCCCTGGAGGAGGACGAAGAGGCCAGCCTTCAGAAGGGCCTCAAGTTCAACCTCATGAATGACAGCGATAGTCCAAGGATCCACCTGCCTCTGAACTACCCCCCAGGGAGCCCCGACCTGGGGCGCCATTACCGCTCAAACTCCCCCCTGCCTTCCATCCAGCTGCAGCCGCAGTCCCCCTCCGCCTCCAAGAAGCACCAGGCGGTGCAGGACCTCCCCGCCACCAACACCTTCGTGGGGACCGGAGACAACAACTCCACCGGCTCTGACCAGTACTCGGATTACAGCTACAAGACCAACCCGCCGAAATACACCGCCAAACAGGTAGGAGACCACTTCTCGAGCATGCCAGGGTACCACAGCACAGCGTACCACACCAACATGACGTGGACGGATGGCATATATTAA
- the pcdh1b gene encoding protocadherin-1 isoform X2, translating into MLGQGMGSLWRAVLGWITLLLFSWGTSTASILYHLREEQPPNTLVGSLASDQGLPDSGHLYKLEVGAPYLRVDGKTGDIYTTEVPIDREMLKDCRNLFEGDPCFLEFEVSITDLMKGSGPRLIEGRIEIQDENDNTPQFSSPILSLSIPENTHVGALFPIPLATDKDAGSNGIADYSLTPIPDTSSLFSLQVAENSDEKVPQLIVLGNLDRELRDSYDLNIRVVDGGVPPRQSSALLRVTVTDTNDNVPKFERSHYEGELPENSPVGHSVLQVKANDSDMGANGEVTYTLYQPAATVQRLLSIDRNTGIIFVKGSVDREEVSQLKFYVQARDNGPQAKSSKVLVTIIVKDKNDNAPSIRIREFGLVAHRDGIANISEDMPVGTAVALVEVSDRDEGENAVVTCVVAGDVPFQLRSASDTGSKRKYFLQTTTPLDYERIKEYRIEIVAVDSGNPALSSTNSLKVHVTDINDNSPIFSPSLYEVDFAEENQPGDRVLDVVATDADSGTNAELIYNIISDSSTKGLFEVDRNTGEVRVMNQLDREHKERYEFHVEATDKGMPSLRGTATVVVRVLDRNDNDPKFMLNGYSFSVLENMPPHSPVGMVTVLDSDEGDNALVHLSVEPDNGKFMIQNGTGTGTILSSISFDREKESTYTFRLKAIDSGDPPRSSYVGITINVLDENDNAPYVTKPSNSSYKFLKPLTSPDTRVEQVEAEDIDMGLNAELVFSITGGNPHGLFHISATDGEITLAKEFTRKHNGLHRLVVRVSDKGKPSRHTTALVHIFVNETIGNVTLVESLVGHSLYTPLDMDIAGDPDYMRVQRSNILYGSLAGIAGVILVIVAVVVIRHRLQKEAKSGYQAGKKETKDLYTPKQGPKSGKSKKGKKGKAPKPTKPLEEDEEASLQKGLKFNLMNDSDSPRIHLPLNYPPGSPDLGRHYRSNSPLPSIQLQPQSPSASKKHQAVQDLPATNTFVGTGDNNSTGSDQYSDYSYKTNPPKYTAKQVGDHFSSMPGYHSTAYHTNMTWTDGIY; encoded by the exons ATGTTGGGCCAGGGTATGGGCTCGCTGTGGAGAGCAGTGTTGGGGTGGATTacgctcctcctcttctcctgggGCACCTCCACCGCCTCCATACTCTACCATCTGCGGGAGGAGCAACCGCCCAACACGCTCGTGGGAAGCCTCGCGTCCGACCAGGGCCTGCCGGACTCTGGCCACCTGTACAAGCTGGAGGTGGGCGCCCCCTACCTGCGGGTGGACGGCAAGACGGGGGACATTTACACCACCGAGGTGCCCATAGATCGCGAGATGCTGAAGGACTGTCGCAACCTGTTCGAAGGAGATCCCTGCTTCCTGGAGTTCGAGGTGTCCATCACGGACCTGATGAAGGGCTCGGGGCCACGGCTCATCGAGGGCCGCATCGAGATCCAGGATGAGAACGACAACACCCCCCAGTTCTCCTCCCCCATCCTGTCCCTGTCCATTCCCGAGAACACCCACGTGGGGGCGCTCTTCCCCATCCCGCTGGCCACCGACAAGGACGCGGGCAGCAACGGTATCGCGGACTACTCCCTCACGCCCATCCCAGACACCAGCAGCCTCTTCAGCCTGCAGGTGGCCGAGAACTCCGACGAGAAGGTGCCCCAGCTCATCGTCCTGGGCAACCTGGACCGCGAGCTGAGGGACTCGTACGACCTGAACATCAGGGTGGTGGACGGCGGCGTACCGCCTCGCCAGAGCAGCGCGTTGCTCCGGGTTACCGTCACGGACACCAACGACAACGTGCCCAAGTTCGAGCGCTCGCACTACGAAGGGGAGCTACCTGAGAACAGCCCCGTGGGACACTCCGTCCTGCAG GTGAAGGCCAACGATTCCGACATGGGTGCTAACGGAGAGGTGACGTACACTCTTTACCAACCAGCTGCCACCGTGCAAAGACTCCTAAGCATCGATCGCAACACTGGCATTATCTTCGTCAAGGGCTCTGTGGACCGAGAAGAGGTCAGCCAGCTGAAGTTCTACGTCCAGGCTCGGGACAACGGCCCGCAAGCCAAAAGCTCCAAAGTCTTGGTAACCATCATAGTGAAGGACAAGAACGACAACGCACCATCGATCAGAATCCGAGAGTTCGGCCTGGTGGCTCACAGGGACGGGATCGCCAACATCTCGGAGGACATGCCTGTGGGGACGGCCGTGGCCCTGGTGGAGGTGTCGGACCGAGACGAAGGCGAGAACGCTGTAGTGACGTGTGTGGTGGCGGGCGACGTGCCCTTCCAGCTCCGCTCAGCCTCGGACACCGGGAGCAAGAGGAAGTACTTCCTCCAGACCACCACGCCACTGGATTATGAGCGGATCAAGGAATATCGGATTGAGATCGTGGCCGTCGACTCAGGTAATCCTGCTCTGTCCAGCACCAACTCCCTCAAAGTCCACGTGACGGACATCAACGACAACTCTCCGATCTTCTCCCCTTCTCTGTACGAAGTGGACTTTGCAGAGGAGAATCAGCCAGGAGACAGGGTACTGGACGTGGTAGCCACTGATGCTGACAGTGGCACCAACGCTGAGCTTATTTACAACATCATCTCAGACTCCTCCACCAAGGGGCTGTTTGAGGTTGACCGTAACACGGGAGAAGTGCGTGTGATGAACCAACTGGACCGAGAGCACAAGGAGCGCTACGAGTTTCACGTGGAGGCAACCGACAAGGGCATGCCCAGTCTGAGGGGTACAGCTACGGTCGTGGTCAGGGTGCTCGATCGCAACGACAACGACCCCAAGTTCATGCTGAATGGCTACAGCTTCTCCGTGTTGGAAAACATGCCTCCTCATAGTCCCGTTGGCATGGTGACTGTCCTCGATTCTGACGAAGGCGACAATGCTCTCGTGCACCTGTCCGTGGAGCCTGACAACGGCAAGTTCATGATCCAGAAcgggacaggaacaggaactATACTCTCCAGTATCTCATTcgacagggagaaggagagcaCCTACACATTCCGTCTGAAGGCCATTGACAGTGGTGACCCTCCTCGCTCCTCATACGTGGGCATCACGATCAATGTCCTGGACGAGAACGACAATGCCCCTTACGTCACCAAGCCCTCCAACTCCTCCTACAAGTTCCTGAAGCCTCTGACCAGCCCAGACACGCGAGTCGAGCAAGTGGAGGCAGAGGACATCGACATGGGCCTGAACGCCGAGCTGGTGTTCAGCATCACAGGAGGGAACCCCCACGGGCTCTTCCACATCTCCGCCACAGACGGTGAGATCACGCTGGCCAAAGAGTTCACCCGCAAACACAACGGCCTCCATCGCCTCGTGGTGAGGGTCAGTGACAAGGGGAAGCCGTCCCGTCACACCACCGCGCTGGTTCACATCTTTGTGAATGAAACCATTGGCAACGTGACCCTGGTGGAGTCTCTGGTTGGTCATAGCCTCTATACGCCCCTGGACATGGACATCGCCGGCGACCCCGACTATATGCGCGTCCAGCGAAGCAACATCCTGTATGGAAGCCTGGCGGGAATCGCGGGCGTCATCCTCGTCATCGTGGCAGTGGTGGTGATCAGGCACCGTCTGCAGAAGGAGGCCAAGAGTGGTTATCAGGCAGGGAAGAAAGAGACCAAGGACCTTTACACGCCCAAACAGGGGCCCAAGAGCGGGAAGagcaagaaggggaagaaaggAAAGGCCCCGAAGCCAACCAAACCCCTGGAGGAGGACGAAGAGGCCAGCCTTCAGAAGGGCCTCAAGTTCAACCTCATGAATGACAGCGATAGTCCAAGGATCCACCTGCCTCTGAACTACCCCCCAGGGAGCCCCGACCTGGGGCGCCATTACCGCTCAAACTCCCCCCTGCCTTCCATCCAGCTGCAGCCGCAGTCCCCCTCCGCCTCCAAGAAGCACCAGGCGGTGCAGGACCTCCCCGCCACCAACACCTTCGTGGGGACCGGAGACAACAACTCCACCGGCTCTGACCAGTACTCGGATTACAGCTACAAGACCAACCCGCCGAAATACACCGCCAAACAGGTAGGAGACCACTTCTCGAGCATGCCAGGGTACCACAGCACAGCGTACCACACCAACATGACGTGGACGGATGGCATATATTAA